Proteins from a single region of Bartonella sp. M0283:
- a CDS encoding biotin carboxylase N-terminal domain-containing protein, whose amino-acid sequence MKKILIANRGEIALRIIRAARDYGVSSVAIYADIDSSALFVKEADEAYSLNGNRPEETYLDGTKIIEIAKRSGADAIHPGYGFLSESAEFAKAVIDAGLIWIGPDPDVIDLLGDKLKARAVAKKVGAPLVAGSNGMITSGKDVIAFAEKYGFPVAIKAAHGGGGRGMKVVWKREEAEELFQSAVREAVQAFGRGECYVEQFLDRPRHVEAQVIADKLGHVVVLGTRDCSLQRRNQKLVEEAPAPFISDAVEKRLKEAATNICRHVNYSGVGTVEFLLGRNDVVSFLEVNTRLQVEHPVTEETSGIDVVVEQFRIAEGLPLTIDKTPSPIGHAIEFRINAEDVGRGFLPCPGKITKFTPPSGPGVRLDSGVREGGIVAPQFDSMIAKLVITGRTREEALKRAARALSEFEIEGVATVLPFDRLVIQHPDFIGENGFKVYTRWIETDFAEKLAMETKGDKIDPQIERFDVEIDGKRVELGLPLSLLKLMNSAGGTLNGAQNPRSEGGKQVKADKGAGDIAAPIPGTIKAWLVEDGEKVEEGSTLAVMEAMKMETNIVAETSGKLEIVKPAGSIANVGEVIARIR is encoded by the coding sequence ATGAAAAAAATACTGATTGCCAATCGCGGAGAAATAGCATTGCGCATTATTCGTGCAGCCCGCGATTATGGTGTTTCTTCGGTGGCGATTTATGCCGATATTGATAGTTCGGCGCTTTTTGTCAAAGAAGCCGACGAAGCTTATAGCCTCAACGGTAATCGGCCGGAAGAAACCTATCTTGATGGTACGAAGATTATTGAAATTGCCAAACGTTCGGGGGCTGATGCCATTCATCCGGGCTATGGCTTTTTGTCGGAAAGTGCCGAATTTGCCAAAGCAGTGATTGATGCAGGTCTTATCTGGATCGGGCCGGATCCGGACGTGATCGATCTTTTGGGCGACAAGCTCAAAGCCCGTGCAGTTGCAAAAAAGGTGGGAGCGCCGCTTGTTGCCGGTAGCAACGGTATGATTACAAGCGGCAAGGATGTTATCGCTTTTGCCGAAAAATATGGCTTTCCCGTTGCAATCAAGGCAGCGCATGGCGGCGGCGGGCGCGGCATGAAAGTTGTATGGAAACGGGAAGAGGCAGAAGAGCTTTTTCAATCGGCTGTCCGTGAAGCGGTTCAGGCTTTTGGCCGTGGCGAATGTTATGTCGAACAATTTCTTGATCGCCCCCGCCATGTCGAAGCGCAGGTGATTGCCGACAAACTGGGGCATGTCGTGGTGCTTGGCACCCGCGATTGTTCATTACAAAGGCGCAACCAGAAACTTGTCGAGGAAGCACCGGCACCTTTTATTTCCGATGCAGTTGAAAAACGTTTGAAGGAAGCGGCTACAAATATTTGTCGCCATGTCAATTATAGCGGCGTCGGGACTGTCGAATTCCTGTTGGGGCGCAATGACGTTGTTTCGTTTCTCGAAGTCAATACGCGGTTGCAGGTCGAGCATCCCGTCACAGAAGAAACAAGCGGGATTGATGTCGTTGTTGAACAATTCCGTATTGCCGAAGGTTTACCCTTGACAATTGATAAAACGCCTTCACCCATTGGCCACGCCATTGAATTTCGTATCAATGCCGAGGATGTCGGACGCGGGTTTTTGCCGTGTCCTGGAAAAATTACAAAGTTTACGCCGCCGTCTGGCCCCGGGGTGCGGCTTGATAGCGGTGTTCGTGAAGGCGGCATTGTTGCCCCGCAATTTGACTCGATGATCGCGAAACTCGTTATTACCGGAAGAACACGCGAAGAAGCGTTAAAACGTGCTGCACGGGCTTTGAGCGAATTTGAAATCGAAGGGGTTGCAACCGTCTTGCCGTTTGACCGGCTTGTTATTCAACATCCGGATTTTATTGGAGAAAACGGCTTTAAAGTTTATACACGCTGGATCGAGACCGATTTTGCCGAAAAACTGGCTATGGAAACCAAAGGCGATAAAATTGATCCGCAGATCGAGCGTTTTGATGTCGAAATTGACGGAAAACGTGTCGAACTCGGTTTGCCTTTAAGCCTTTTGAAACTCATGAATAGCGCGGGGGGTACACTCAATGGAGCACAAAATCCGCGTTCCGAAGGTGGGAAACAAGTAAAGGCTGATAAGGGCGCTGGTGATATTGCTGCACCCATTCCCGGAACGATCAAAGCCTGGCTCGTCGAGGACGGGGAAAAAGTCGAAGAAGGTTCGACTTTAGCCGTTATGGAAGCCATGAAGATGGAAACCAATATTGTTGCAGAAACAAGCGGCAAATTGGAAATTGTAAAACCGGCTGGCAGTATCGCCAATGTCGGGGAAGTGATTGCCCGTATCCGCTAG
- the gsiC gene encoding glutathione ABC transporter permease GsiC yields the protein MFAFIIKRLLSIIPVIFVISLIVFGFVRLLPGDPARLAAGVDADAETVEAMRSQLGLDRPIWAQYVTFVENAVHGDFGESLKTRKPVSTEIGERFMPTVWLTVFSMIWSTILGLLIGVFSAVKRGRWQDYTGMVVAVSGISFPVFWLGLLLINLFSVRLGLLPTGGYGTALHFIMPSFTLGVGVAAVMARFSRSAFIEISREDYIRTARAKGVPERLVTWKHTLRNALIPVITMVGLQFGFLLGGSIVVETVFSWPGLGRLLIDSVSYRDYPVLQALILLFSLEFILINLLVDVLYAFVNPEIRYS from the coding sequence ATGTTTGCTTTTATTATCAAACGCCTGCTTTCCATCATACCGGTGATTTTTGTCATATCACTCATCGTATTCGGTTTTGTGCGGCTTTTGCCGGGCGATCCTGCCCGTCTTGCAGCCGGTGTTGATGCCGATGCGGAAACGGTGGAAGCCATGCGCTCGCAACTTGGGCTTGATCGGCCGATATGGGCGCAATATGTGACCTTTGTGGAAAACGCCGTTCATGGTGATTTTGGCGAATCCTTGAAAACCCGTAAACCCGTTTCAACAGAAATCGGCGAACGTTTCATGCCAACCGTCTGGCTCACCGTTTTTTCGATGATCTGGTCAACCATATTGGGGCTTCTCATCGGTGTTTTTTCAGCGGTCAAAAGAGGGCGTTGGCAGGATTATACCGGTATGGTTGTGGCCGTTTCCGGCATTTCATTTCCGGTTTTCTGGCTTGGCCTTCTTTTAATCAATCTCTTTTCTGTGCGGCTTGGCCTTCTTCCAACCGGCGGTTATGGAACAGCACTTCATTTTATCATGCCGTCATTTACACTCGGCGTCGGGGTTGCCGCCGTGATGGCGCGCTTTTCGCGTTCGGCCTTTATCGAAATATCGCGTGAGGATTATATCCGCACTGCGCGCGCCAAGGGTGTTCCCGAACGTCTGGTGACATGGAAACACACATTGCGCAATGCGCTTATTCCGGTCATCACCATGGTGGGTCTGCAATTCGGCTTTTTGCTTGGTGGTTCGATCGTTGTCGAAACAGTGTTTTCGTGGCCGGGGCTTGGAAGACTGTTGATCGATTCTGTCTCCTATCGCGACTATCCGGTTCTTCAGGCGCTGATCTTGCTCTTTTCACTAGAGTTCATCCTCATCAATCTTCTGGTCGATGTTCTCTATGCTTTTGTTAATCCGGAGATCCGTTACTCATGA
- a CDS encoding glutathione ABC transporter substrate-binding protein: MLNLKRLLAAGLISTTMLMPTLSEAKTLTVAVPVNLTKLDPTNINDTLTMTSLRTIYEGLLGFDKDLKIVPLLAERYEASQDAKEFTFYLRKGVKFHDGTDFNARAVKINLERLANPDNKLSRRVLVSMLDHVEVVDDYTVKVILKEPYGAFPSSMAHTGTMMISPAAIEKYGRDIDRHPVGTGPFIFKNRSSDTFEVIKNDHYWNGTVGVDGVTIRSVPENGARFAMLQAQEVQFVPDFPPELFAVAQKMPNLVVTKEPSISEYYVAINTMKKPFDDVRVRQAMNYAVDKNAFCKVVMNGFCEPATSPIPPLLKYYTNVGEYEYNIEKAKQLLTEAGYPNGFNTEIFGKNSTMVIRGLQFLQQQLAAVNIKVNVTPLEAGVEADRVWGARTPEESTVQMQFGGWSASTADADYGMRPLFSSESFPPNLFNVAYYKNAEVDQDLSDAVKTADDTKRAELYGKAQKIIFQDAPWIFLGQKDVLSGKTKNLEGVYALPDGGFLLKDAKFSD, translated from the coding sequence ATGTTGAATTTGAAACGATTGCTTGCTGCGGGGCTGATCTCTACCACCATGTTGATGCCGACTCTGTCAGAAGCCAAGACGTTGACGGTTGCCGTCCCTGTCAATCTGACAAAGCTCGACCCGACCAATATCAATGATACATTGACCATGACTTCGCTCAGGACGATTTATGAAGGCCTGTTGGGTTTTGACAAGGATTTGAAAATTGTACCGCTTCTGGCAGAACGTTATGAAGCCTCGCAAGACGCCAAAGAATTTACCTTCTATTTGCGTAAAGGCGTGAAGTTCCATGACGGGACAGATTTTAATGCGCGAGCGGTCAAAATCAATCTTGAACGGCTCGCAAATCCCGACAACAAATTGTCACGTCGCGTTCTTGTTTCCATGCTCGACCATGTCGAAGTCGTGGATGACTATACGGTCAAGGTAATCCTCAAAGAACCCTATGGCGCTTTTCCTTCTTCCATGGCGCATACCGGAACCATGATGATTTCACCGGCGGCTATAGAAAAATATGGTCGCGATATTGACCGCCACCCTGTTGGTACCGGTCCGTTCATATTCAAAAACCGTTCAAGCGACACATTTGAAGTCATAAAAAACGACCATTACTGGAATGGCACTGTCGGCGTTGATGGTGTCACCATCCGTTCGGTACCGGAAAATGGCGCGCGTTTTGCCATGTTACAGGCGCAAGAAGTGCAATTTGTTCCCGATTTTCCGCCGGAACTTTTTGCCGTTGCACAAAAAATGCCCAATCTGGTTGTGACCAAAGAACCGTCGATTTCCGAATATTATGTGGCAATCAACACAATGAAAAAGCCGTTTGACGATGTGCGTGTGCGTCAGGCTATGAACTATGCGGTTGATAAAAATGCCTTCTGCAAAGTCGTGATGAACGGTTTTTGTGAACCGGCCACATCACCTATTCCGCCACTCCTGAAATATTATACCAATGTCGGTGAGTATGAATATAATATCGAAAAAGCCAAACAGCTTTTGACAGAAGCCGGTTACCCGAATGGTTTCAATACCGAAATTTTCGGCAAAAACAGCACCATGGTCATTCGCGGTTTGCAGTTTTTGCAACAGCAACTGGCTGCGGTGAATATCAAGGTCAATGTCACACCGCTTGAAGCCGGTGTCGAGGCTGACCGCGTCTGGGGGGCAAGAACACCCGAAGAATCGACGGTGCAAATGCAGTTTGGCGGCTGGTCGGCATCAACCGCCGATGCCGATTACGGAATGCGCCCGCTTTTTTCTAGCGAAAGCTTCCCGCCCAATCTCTTCAATGTTGCCTATTATAAAAATGCCGAGGTCGACCAAGATCTTTCAGATGCGGTCAAAACGGCAGATGACACAAAACGCGCCGAACTTTACGGAAAAGCACAAAAGATCATCTTTCAGGATGCACCATGGATATTCCTTGGTCAGAAAGACGTGCTTTCCGGCAAAACAAAGAACCTTGAAGGTGTTTACGCATTGCCGGATGGCGGTTTTCTTTTGAAAGATGCAAAGTTTAGCGATTGA
- the pxpB gene encoding 5-oxoprolinase subunit PxpB, translating to MRFLGVNNSAFLIELADLEETLALFDLLQQEIRRGEKDLQAIVEIIPAARTLLVTFDASLTDENTLETQIAGLKLEKGQQKSGKLVEIPVVYDGEDLDDVAALLKIDREEVIRRHTESHYQVAFCGFAPGFAYLTGGDPVFNVPRRASPRKSIPAGSVALAGKFGGVYPQPSPGGWQLIGRTDVKMFDLDRDPPSLLKPGDRVHFVDVTKDYSAHSKGTTNFSLSRNEKAGLAKTGDENEAPKIGKTVGNGKTGSYDNAELLPSKKNLKPEEDAVFKLVTTLMPVTFQDRGRLFQSSQGLSPSGALDQKAMENANRLVGNPREQPVLEFTYGNARMKALQASVIAFTGANLPITIKSAKGTVFVFEKNTPLAIDEGDEIILGAPLAGFRSYMALRGGFKVEPVLKSASFDSLSNLGPKPLVAGDKIFIDNDSPLQPVLLSLDDPYVLPEASDNVVLDVVLGPRTDWFTEHSIAMFLEKHWQVTPASNRIGIRLQSDARLERSRSDELPSEGTVTGAIEVPANGEPVLFLRDRPVTGGYPVIANLVEDQIDLAAQIPIGASISFRAVKNFYDSEQKSLKSGANKTSTKS from the coding sequence ATGCGCTTTCTCGGTGTCAATAATTCGGCCTTTCTGATTGAGCTTGCCGATCTTGAAGAGACATTGGCTTTGTTTGACCTCTTGCAGCAAGAAATCCGGCGAGGAGAGAAAGATCTGCAAGCTATTGTTGAAATTATTCCGGCAGCGCGGACCTTGCTCGTCACTTTTGATGCCTCTCTCACCGATGAAAACACGTTGGAGACACAAATTGCGGGATTGAAACTTGAAAAAGGGCAACAAAAAAGCGGCAAACTTGTCGAAATACCGGTTGTCTATGACGGGGAAGATCTCGACGATGTTGCCGCTCTTTTAAAAATTGACCGTGAAGAGGTTATCCGTCGTCATACAGAAAGCCATTATCAGGTTGCTTTTTGTGGCTTTGCTCCCGGTTTTGCCTATTTGACGGGTGGCGATCCCGTTTTCAATGTTCCAAGACGCGCATCACCACGAAAATCTATTCCCGCCGGTTCTGTTGCACTTGCAGGCAAATTCGGTGGTGTCTATCCGCAACCGAGCCCCGGTGGCTGGCAATTGATCGGGCGGACAGATGTTAAAATGTTTGATCTCGACCGCGACCCGCCTTCACTTTTAAAACCCGGTGACAGGGTGCATTTTGTCGATGTGACAAAAGATTATTCGGCACATTCCAAAGGGACGACAAACTTTTCCTTATCCCGAAATGAAAAAGCCGGTTTAGCAAAAACGGGTGATGAAAACGAAGCACCAAAAATCGGGAAAACAGTAGGTAACGGGAAAACGGGCAGTTATGACAACGCCGAATTATTACCCAGCAAAAAAAATCTAAAGCCTGAAGAAGATGCGGTTTTCAAATTGGTAACAACATTGATGCCGGTGACGTTTCAGGATCGCGGGCGCTTGTTCCAATCCTCGCAAGGGCTTTCCCCCTCAGGTGCGCTTGACCAGAAAGCAATGGAGAATGCCAACCGGCTTGTCGGCAATCCACGTGAACAACCGGTGCTGGAATTTACCTATGGGAATGCACGTATGAAAGCATTGCAAGCATCGGTTATTGCTTTTACCGGTGCTAACCTGCCAATTACCATCAAATCGGCAAAAGGCACAGTTTTTGTTTTTGAAAAAAACACGCCGCTTGCCATTGATGAAGGCGATGAAATCATTCTCGGGGCACCCTTGGCAGGCTTTCGCAGTTATATGGCTTTGCGTGGCGGCTTTAAAGTTGAACCGGTTTTAAAAAGTGCGTCCTTTGACAGTCTTTCCAATTTGGGGCCGAAACCGCTCGTGGCGGGTGACAAGATCTTTATAGACAATGATAGCCCTTTGCAGCCGGTTTTATTGTCACTTGATGATCCTTACGTCTTGCCGGAAGCGAGCGATAATGTGGTGCTTGATGTGGTTTTGGGGCCGCGGACCGACTGGTTTACAGAGCATTCGATTGCGATGTTTCTTGAAAAACACTGGCAAGTGACGCCAGCCTCCAACAGAATTGGCATAAGATTACAAAGTGACGCCCGTCTCGAGCGCTCGCGAAGTGATGAATTGCCGAGTGAAGGCACAGTAACCGGTGCAATAGAAGTTCCTGCAAATGGCGAGCCGGTTTTGTTTTTGCGTGATCGGCCTGTTACCGGCGGTTATCCGGTTATTGCCAATCTCGTTGAAGACCAGATCGACCTTGCGGCACAAATTCCGATAGGGGCTTCTATAAGCTTTCGCGCTGTCAAAAACTTTTATGATAGCGAGCAGAAAAGCTTGAAGAGCGGTGCCAATAAAACTTCAACAAAATCATGA
- a CDS encoding dipeptide ABC transporter ATP-binding protein, with translation MSEEKRLVNLDAPLLNVKGLDVDFKTEDGNFRAVKSLDFSVNAGETLAIVGESGSGKSVTSLSIMRLIEFGGGKISSGEVLFNDKSAVRDLTKLTQSQMNSVRGKNIAMIFQEPMTSLNPVFTIGDQIGEAIRLHQGGTHKEVRQEALAMLEKVRIPDAKGLLDRHPHQLSGGMRQRVMIAMALACRPQLLIADEPTTALDVTIQAQILRLIRMLQDELGMGVVFITHDMGVVAEVADRVLVMCRGDKIEEGTSNEIFKHPQAPYTQALLAAVPQLGALANEKLPRPFDIRSPGKDKVEALPQDTVKLDDVVLDVKKLVTRYDVKKNFFGKVTGRVHAAEQVSFSIKAGETLALVGESGCGKSTVGRTIMQLTEPRSGEILLHGRDILKMDNAERHKIRQNIQYVFQDPFASLDPRLTVGFSIAEPLLTHKLVPSNKVDERVQELLQAVGLPPHVARRYPHEFSGGQRQRLCIARALACGPELLIADEAVAALDVSIQAQIVNLLMDLQRKLGLSYLFISHDMAVVERISHRVAVMYLGQIVEIGPRQAVFNHPLHPYTQRLLAAVPIADPARRFIERPLIEGEVPSPVREPGNEPLVEPLIEVEPEHFVACHPVGIFERVEQSGLLFEGEGK, from the coding sequence ATGTCGGAAGAAAAGAGGTTGGTCAATTTGGATGCACCGCTATTAAACGTAAAAGGCCTTGATGTCGATTTCAAAACCGAAGACGGCAATTTCCGTGCGGTGAAGTCGCTTGATTTTTCGGTCAATGCTGGCGAAACATTGGCGATCGTTGGCGAAAGCGGCTCCGGAAAATCGGTGACGTCGCTTTCCATTATGCGTCTTATCGAATTCGGTGGTGGCAAGATTTCTTCCGGCGAGGTGCTCTTTAACGACAAGAGTGCTGTGCGCGATCTTACAAAGCTCACCCAATCGCAAATGAATAGCGTTCGCGGCAAAAATATTGCGATGATTTTTCAGGAACCGATGACATCGCTCAATCCCGTTTTCACCATAGGTGACCAGATTGGCGAGGCAATCCGCCTTCATCAGGGAGGTACGCACAAGGAAGTGCGTCAGGAAGCGCTTGCCATGCTTGAAAAGGTGCGTATTCCCGACGCCAAAGGGCTCCTTGATCGCCACCCGCACCAGCTCTCCGGTGGTATGCGTCAAAGGGTGATGATTGCGATGGCGCTTGCCTGTCGCCCGCAACTTCTTATTGCCGACGAACCGACAACTGCCCTTGATGTAACAATTCAGGCGCAGATTTTGCGCCTTATCCGCATGTTGCAAGACGAGCTTGGCATGGGCGTAGTCTTTATCACCCATGATATGGGGGTGGTTGCCGAGGTTGCCGACCGCGTGCTTGTGATGTGCCGTGGCGACAAGATCGAAGAAGGCACATCGAACGAAATTTTCAAGCACCCGCAAGCACCTTATACGCAAGCTTTGCTTGCGGCAGTTCCGCAACTCGGTGCACTTGCCAATGAAAAATTGCCCCGTCCTTTCGATATACGCTCACCCGGTAAAGATAAGGTCGAAGCACTGCCGCAGGATACAGTGAAGCTTGATGACGTTGTGCTTGATGTCAAGAAACTTGTAACCCGTTACGATGTCAAAAAGAACTTTTTCGGTAAAGTAACAGGGCGGGTGCATGCTGCCGAGCAGGTGAGCTTTTCCATTAAAGCCGGTGAAACGCTGGCACTTGTCGGTGAAAGCGGTTGCGGCAAATCCACTGTCGGGCGCACGATCATGCAATTGACCGAACCGAGGAGCGGCGAAATTCTGCTTCACGGGCGCGACATATTAAAAATGGATAATGCCGAGCGCCACAAGATACGCCAGAACATCCAATATGTGTTTCAGGATCCGTTTGCCTCGCTTGATCCACGACTGACTGTCGGCTTTTCCATTGCCGAACCTTTATTGACGCATAAACTCGTTCCCTCAAACAAGGTTGACGAGCGCGTGCAGGAATTGTTGCAGGCGGTCGGCCTTCCGCCACATGTGGCACGCCGTTACCCGCATGAATTTTCCGGTGGCCAGCGTCAACGCCTGTGTATTGCCCGCGCATTGGCCTGCGGGCCGGAACTCCTCATTGCCGACGAGGCAGTGGCAGCCCTTGATGTTTCCATTCAGGCGCAAATCGTCAATCTATTGATGGACTTGCAAAGAAAATTGGGTCTATCCTATCTTTTCATCAGCCATGATATGGCTGTGGTGGAGCGCATTAGTCACCGTGTGGCGGTGATGTATCTTGGCCAGATTGTCGAAATCGGTCCAAGGCAGGCAGTGTTCAATCATCCGCTTCACCCTTATACGCAGCGTTTGCTTGCCGCCGTACCGATAGCCGATCCGGCGCGCCGTTTTATCGAGCGGCCGCTCATTGAAGGGGAAGTTCCAAGCCCTGTAAGGGAACCGGGTAATGAACCTTTGGTCGAGCCGCTCATTGAAGTAGAGCCGGAACATTTTGTTGCCTGTCATCCGGTGGGCATTTTTGAACGCGTTGAACAATCGGGTCTATTGTTTGAAGGAGAGGGAAAATGA
- a CDS encoding P1 family peptidase has product MKGLALSFQNDCSKPLPEHYVTRHYKSGPLNALTDVAGVKVGHVTIKEGDTTRTGVTAIVPHSDNIFQNKIPAGFSAFNGYGKFAGSVQVEELGELETPILLTNTLATGRAIEALIYYTLHEKGNEKATSINAVVGETNDSRLNNIRALRPSFDEMLEALKIAQTGRFDEGAVGAGTGTVAFGLKGGIGTASRLIEMGDKTYTIGILVQSNFGGHLGILEKSDINYPVPSADKDGSIIMIVATDAPLDSRQLKRLANRTFGGLSKSGAALSNGSGDFALAFSTAKELRHREAESHMANVPYVDDRALSPMFEAVIEATEESILRSLWMADDMSGVNAATMKPSHFTSLATLINNAPTD; this is encoded by the coding sequence ATGAAAGGGTTAGCATTGTCGTTCCAAAATGATTGTTCGAAACCTTTGCCGGAACATTATGTGACCCGTCATTATAAAAGTGGTCCGCTCAATGCATTGACAGATGTTGCCGGTGTCAAAGTAGGCCATGTCACGATTAAGGAAGGGGACACAACCCGCACCGGTGTCACAGCAATTGTGCCGCATTCCGACAATATTTTTCAAAACAAAATACCGGCCGGTTTCAGTGCATTTAACGGTTATGGAAAATTTGCGGGCTCCGTTCAGGTGGAAGAACTTGGCGAGCTTGAAACACCGATATTGCTCACCAATACGCTTGCAACTGGCCGCGCGATTGAAGCACTGATTTATTATACTTTGCACGAAAAGGGCAATGAAAAAGCAACCTCCATCAATGCTGTTGTTGGCGAAACCAATGATTCACGGCTGAATAATATACGGGCTTTGCGCCCGAGCTTTGATGAAATGCTCGAAGCTTTGAAAATTGCCCAAACCGGCCGTTTTGACGAAGGGGCAGTAGGGGCAGGTACCGGCACAGTGGCCTTCGGTCTTAAAGGCGGTATCGGCACGGCCTCGCGGCTTATCGAAATGGGTGACAAAACCTATACAATCGGCATTCTTGTGCAGTCGAATTTTGGCGGGCATCTTGGAATTCTCGAAAAGAGCGACATAAATTATCCCGTACCGAGTGCCGATAAAGACGGGTCGATTATTATGATTGTTGCAACCGATGCACCGCTTGATTCAAGACAATTGAAGCGGTTGGCCAACCGGACATTCGGGGGGCTCTCCAAAAGTGGAGCAGCTTTGAGTAATGGCTCGGGCGATTTTGCCCTTGCTTTTTCTACAGCAAAAGAACTTCGCCATAGGGAAGCAGAATCGCACATGGCTAATGTTCCCTATGTCGACGATCGCGCCCTCTCGCCCATGTTCGAGGCGGTCATAGAAGCAACCGAAGAAAGCATTTTACGGTCTTTATGGATGGCTGATGATATGTCGGGCGTTAATGCCGCAACCATGAAACCTTCGCATTTTACCTCTCTTGCCACACTTATCAACAATGCCCCAACAGACTGA
- a CDS encoding glutathione ABC transporter substrate-binding protein, with amino-acid sequence MKLVKRYFAAGLVSVLAAMPIWAEAKPLAVGVEFNLTKLDPTNINDTLTMTSLRTVYQGLLGFDKDYKIIPLLAERYEASSDAKEFTFYLRKGVKFHDGTDFNAEAVKFNLDRLANPENKLSRRVLISMLDHVDIVDDYTIKIYLKEPYGALPSSLAHPGTMMISPAAIKKYGKDIDRHPVGTGPFKFKSWSGDIFEVTKNENYWGKVADVDGVVIRSVPESGARFAMLQAGELQFVPDFPSELVEVAKKIPTLDVTTAPSIYEFYTSMNVMKKPFDDIRVRKALNYAVNKEAFCKVVLNGYCEPATSSIPPLLRFYTNVGQYEYNPEKAKQLLTEAGYANGFETEVFSRNSTAVIRAMQFLQQELAKVNVKVTVTPLEAGVEADRVWGAETPEKSDVQLLYSGWSASTGDADYGLRPLFASESFPPNLYNTSYYKNEKVDQALAEGVKTADDTKRAEAYKIVQQTVFEDAPWIFLGEKQNIYVKTKKLTGVYMLPDGGFSVDGAKFTGE; translated from the coding sequence ATGAAGCTTGTTAAACGATATTTTGCAGCAGGACTGGTTTCGGTATTGGCAGCAATGCCGATTTGGGCAGAAGCCAAACCGTTGGCTGTCGGTGTCGAATTCAACCTCACCAAACTTGACCCCACCAATATCAATGACACATTGACAATGACATCGCTGCGCACAGTCTATCAGGGGCTGTTGGGTTTCGATAAGGATTACAAGATTATTCCGCTTCTGGCCGAACGTTATGAAGCCTCGAGCGACGCCAAGGAATTTACCTTTTATTTGCGTAAAGGCGTCAAATTCCATGATGGCACGGATTTTAACGCCGAAGCAGTGAAATTCAATCTTGACCGTTTGGCCAATCCGGAAAACAAATTGTCGCGGCGTGTGTTGATCTCGATGCTCGACCATGTCGACATTGTCGATGATTATACAATCAAAATTTATCTCAAAGAGCCTTATGGTGCGCTGCCTTCCTCGCTTGCCCACCCCGGCACAATGATGATTTCTCCGGCAGCAATCAAGAAATATGGCAAGGATATTGATCGTCATCCTGTCGGAACCGGACCGTTCAAATTCAAAAGCTGGAGCGGTGATATTTTCGAGGTAACAAAGAACGAAAATTATTGGGGTAAAGTTGCCGATGTCGATGGCGTTGTCATCCGCTCGGTTCCCGAAAGTGGCGCCCGTTTTGCCATGTTGCAGGCAGGCGAATTGCAATTTGTTCCCGATTTTCCTTCCGAACTTGTCGAAGTTGCCAAAAAAATACCGACGCTTGACGTAACAACAGCCCCGTCGATTTATGAATTCTATACGTCGATGAATGTCATGAAAAAACCTTTTGACGACATCAGGGTTCGCAAAGCCCTGAACTATGCCGTCAACAAGGAAGCTTTCTGCAAGGTTGTCCTGAACGGCTATTGTGAACCGGCAACATCGTCGATTCCGCCGCTATTGCGCTTTTATACCAATGTCGGGCAATATGAATATAACCCTGAAAAAGCCAAACAATTGCTGACCGAGGCAGGCTATGCAAACGGTTTTGAAACAGAGGTTTTTTCAAGAAACAGCACGGCCGTTATTCGTGCCATGCAGTTTTTGCAACAGGAACTTGCCAAGGTCAATGTCAAGGTTACGGTAACGCCGCTTGAAGCCGGTGTGGAGGCTGACCGCGTCTGGGGTGCCGAGACACCTGAAAAATCCGATGTGCAATTGCTTTATAGCGGCTGGTCGGCTTCAACGGGTGACGCCGATTATGGTCTTCGTCCGCTTTTTGCCAGCGAAAGCTTTCCGCCCAATCTCTATAACACCTCCTATTACAAAAATGAAAAGGTCGATCAGGCTCTCGCCGAAGGGGTAAAGACGGCCGATGATACAAAACGTGCGGAAGCTTATAAAATTGTCCAGCAAACGGTGTTTGAAGATGCTCCGTGGATTTTCCTCGGTGAAAAGCAGAATATTTATGTAAAAACCAAGAAATTGACAGGCGTTTACATGTTGCCGGATGGCGGTTTCTCGGTTGATGGCGCCAAATTTACCGGTGAATGA